Sequence from the Pyrobaculum neutrophilum V24Sta genome:
GCGACGCTGTGGCGAAGGTCATCGAGTGGGCGAAGGTAGGCCCTCCAGGCGCCAGGGTGGAAGACGTGGAGGTCACGTGGGAGGAGTACAGAGGAGAGTTTACAGACTTCCGCATCCTGCCGACGGAATAGCTTATATAGAGGAGAATAAAAGGAAACGGGCTCGACCGCCGCGTCTGCGGCAGTATGACAGGCCCGCCCGCGGCCGAGTCTACACCTCTGCCACCGCCAAGACGCCCTCCTCAGACCTCGCCGAGAGGTACATGGTATACAGCACCTCCGCTATGTGGGGACCCGCCGCCCTCGCCACCGCCTCGAACAGCCGCTCCTCGTCAAGCTCCTCCAGGTCGTAGCCAGCCCTCCTCAGGCGATAGATAAGAAAACACGAGATAGTGGGATCCAGCGATTGTATAAACCTCTTCAACGACATAGATATACAACTCAGAACATTTTTTAAATATATCGTGCAGGTTGAACCGTTTGTCCCTGTTGCGCCTAGGGATCTCCTCCTCGCCTTCATGGGTGGCCAAGCTAGCTCGGGCGTGGGGTCACCGGGCCGGGCGGCCCTCCTTGAGCCCCAGGGCATGCCTTTCGATGCTTACGACGGCTACTAAGCCTTCTGTGCCAACGTTGAAGAACCTTCCCAACTGTCGTGAAGAGGAAACAGCCCCCAGCCGGTAAAGAGCGCCGCGGCTTCCTCTATATGCCCTCGCATCGGCGCCTCCCAGCTAGCGCCCAGTGTCCCCGGCGTGTGTTGGCGGCCGCCGTCGCTACCTTATTCTCTTCTATACCGCGTGTCCTCGGCGTGGGTGTAAACGCTGGTCCCCGCCTCTTCTGCCTCCTCGCTGCGGAACCTCTTGATTAGGAAGGGGGCGGCTATGCCCAGGACGATGGCGAGGATTGACGTGACGAGGTCCCTCGCGAAGATTGTGGTGTCAAGCGAGGGGGCTGAGATGGTGCTGATGAGGAAGAGAAGCCCCAGCACGACGGCGACGGCGCTTAAGACGTAGACAAGCGGCTTTGTGTTCATGGCGGGGTGAAGGAGGTGCCTTTTAAATGTTTGCAATGCCGTGAGGTGGGGTGCCCAAGGCGCAGTCCCGCGCGTTCTCCTGAGGGCTTTTCTACTCTGTGCCCTCTGGGTTTTCCGTGAACTTGCGGTGTAGCACAGGTGCGGCGATGCCGGTGGCTAGGGAGGCTATGGAGATGCCGAGGTCCCTCGCGAGGATGGCGGGATCTAGAGAGGGGTTGCTGAGGGTGGACACCAGGTAGAGGCCGCCTAGGACAACCGCCGCGAGGCTTAAGGCGACGACCAAGCCCGTCTTCATGTGTACAGCTGCGTCTCTGTATATAAGGGCGGTGGGGAATATACAGGTATGACGCGGCGAGGCGGTAGATTTATATATGTGGCTCTTCTTGACGCGCCATGGGGAAATCGACTTCGTGTACGACGTTGCTCGCCTAGATGAGAGGCTGTTGCTTGACGCTTTGAAGAGGCGGGGGGCCGCGGTGCGGCTTGTCAAAGCCGAGGAGGTTCTAGCGCCAGAGGGCTTCGGCAACGTTGGCGTGATTAGGCTGGCGGCGCGCTCGAGGGTTATACCGGCGGCCTTCACCTATGAGGCAAACGGGGGGCTCTCCATAAACTCCGCCCAGTCGCTCGTCCTCTCCCACGACAAATACCTAACCTACCTCCGCCTGAGGGAGTACGGGGTCCCCACTCCCAGGACCTACCTGGCCTTCGGCCTGGAGGCGGCCCGGGCCGCCGCCGAGAAGCTGTCGTACCCCGTCATCGTGAAGCCGACGGATGGCTCCTGGGGGAGGTACGTCAGCATGGTGAAATCCGCCGAGGATCTGGAGACTGTGGTTATGCACAGGCAGGCTATGGAGAGCGACCTCCACATATACCTCGTGCAGGAATACGTGGAGAAGCCCGGGCGGGACATCAGGGTGACGGTGGTGGGCGATAGGGCGGTGGCGGCGATTTATAGAATCGCCTCGGCCGACTGGCGGACAAACACGGCGCGGGGGGGCAGGGCGGAGCCCGTGAAGATAGACCCCGAGCTGGAGGAGGTCGCGGTGAGGGCGAGCAAGGCGGTGGGGACGTACTACTCGGGGGTAGACGTGGTGGAGACGCCCCGGGGCTACCTGGTGCTGGAGGTCAACGGCGTACCCGAGTTCAAAAACGTCCAGAGGGTAACCGGCGTGGATGTGGCGGGGGAGATCGCCGGCCTTATAATAGACGTCGTAAGGAGGTAGCCGCCTTGAGGTACTCCCTAAGGGCCACCTTCGCCCTCACGATGTGTTTACAGGGCCCTCCCCTGTATCTGAAGTCTGGGCACTCGCAGCGGCCCGTGAAGTACCTCGTCCCCAGCTTGAGCTTCAGCACCACCTGGTAGCACTCCTCCCTCCTGCTCTGGGATCGCACATAGCAGAGGGCGACTAGCCAGAGTCCCCTCCTCTCCACGCTCCTTATGTAGACCTCCTCGTTCAGTTTGTAGACGGCGCCTTTCGCCGCCTCTTTACAAAGCACGTCCAACAGGGCGGAGCTACATAAAAACCTTTTCCAGAGCCAACCTGTAGAGGCGGAGGGGCTCCGCCTCCGTGAAGAGACCCAGGTCTGTCACATAGACATCGATTAGGCCGTGCGGCACTCTGTCGAAGAGAGGCACCTCCACGGCGTGTCCCGCCACCTCAGCCGCAACGCGCATCGGAGGCGGCGACATCAGAGGCACGGCCTTGTAGCTCTCGAAGACGGCGATGGTCAAGGCGCCTACCCACCTCGCGGCGGCCAGAAGTGGGAGCGTCCCCACCTTGTTCACAGCGGCGTCTAGGTAGAGCCCGTCGAGGCCCACCACAGCGGCGTCGTAGTCGAAGGCCCCAACCGCCGCGTCCGGGATAGGCACCACCTGGGCGTAGCGGGAATAAGCCGCGTAGGCCTCGGCAAACTCCGCCCCCGGCCTGCTCTCGGCCAGGTAGACCACATCTACACATCCCAGACCCCGGAGGAGCCTCTCCACGGCGGAGCTGAAGCTGACGGTGGCGACCCGCCGCATGCACCGAAGCGACTGCACGCCGCGGCTCAGCCTATCCCTAGCCTCCTTGGCGTAGGCGGCGACCCTAGCCGCCGCGGCCCTGGCGTCAACCCCCCTGGAGACCGCCTCCCTAAGCACGAGGTAGAGGAAGTCGAGAGGCGCCATCCCGGGCCTCACGCCTCGAAGGCGCTCCGCCGTAGGCAAGGGATCCGCAACCTTTGAGACAATGTCCACGGCCCTCTCTAGGTACCAGCTCGCCCCCCTCACCCACTCCCTCGCCAGCTCCTCCACGTAGTATATGAGGCGTATATATAGCTGTGCACTGGGCCTCCGTAGCGCCGCCGGGGGCGACGCGGTTGTGTGCATTTAAATACAGGTCGCGGCCTCCCCCATGTCTCTGGTGGTTAAGAACGTGACAGTCCTCCGCGGGGGGAGGCCCGCGGTGGAGGACATCTCCTTCTCTGCGGAGAGGGAGTTCGTCCTGGTGGCGGGGCCCAACGGCGCCGGCAAAACGACGCTCTACATGGCCATCCTCGGCCTGCTCCCCCACCGGGGGGAGATATGCGTCGAGGGGGTCTGCGGGGCGGAGCGGGCCAGAAAGATAGGCTATGTGCCTCAAGTCATCAGGGTGGAGGCGCAGGCCACCGTGTGGGAGTACGTGTACCTCCCGGCGAGGTTTAGAGGGGTTAAGGAGGCGAAGAGGGCGGCTGAGGAGGCCCTAGCCGCCGTGGGCCTCACGCACCTGCGCGATAGGCCGCTGGGATCGCTCTCGGGCGGCCAGCTCCAGAGGGCGGCCATTGCGAGAGCTCTGGCGGTGGGGGGAGACGTGCTTCTCCTGGATGAGCCCCTGGCCAACGTGGATCCGCAGGGCCGTATCGAGCTCCTCGCCCTACTTAGGGAGCTGAAGAGGGGTAGAACGGTGTTGATGACCTCCCACGAGCTGACCCTCCCCACCAACCTCGCCGACAAGATACTGCTCCTCAACCGGAGGCTTATCGCCTACGGCCCGCCGGAGGAGGTGCTTAGGGAGGAGGTGCTCTCGAGGGTGTATCGCTACGTCCGCATCGCGAAAACGCCCGCGGGCTACATCTGCGTCACGGAGGACTATGCCCATCCTCATTGAGGCGGCGGCCGCGGCGCTGGCGGCGGGGGCGCTTCTCCACGCGTATTTCTACGCCCCGCTCCTCTTCTGGCCTCTCGCCTCTCTGCTTTTATCATCCGTGGTGTTGGCGGCTTACAGCCCTCTGGCGGTCAGCAGGAGGATGACCTTCCTCGCCCACGCCCAAGGCCACAGCATACTGACGGCCGCCCTAGCCGCGGCGGTGCCCACAGCACTGCTGGGGCAGACGCCTGCCTCACCCGCCTTCTACCTCTTCACAGTGCTTTTCGTTATGTTGCTGAACTTCGCGGTTTTGGCAACGGAGCGTCTGGGCTATAGAAAAGACGTGGCGACAGGAGTAGTAATGTCATTCCAGCTAACGGCCGCCATCGCCCTGCTATACCTAATACGCAAGCTCTACGCCACTACTCTAGATCCCCTAGCGCTCATAACCGGAGAATACGTGCTCATCGGGCCGGGGGACCTCCAGACGCAGCTCCCCATGTTGGCCGCCGCACTTGTCTTCCCAGCCCTCTACGGGACTAGGTACCTATACGCCGCGGTGGACGAGCTCTTTGCGGAATCTATCGGCATGAAAACACGGCGTCTAGATCACCTATTCCTCACGTCGATGTCTCTAGCCGTCTCCGCCACGGTGTACACACTGGGGTCGCTCATGCCGGCGGTGTTGCTCGTCCTGCCGGGGGCGATCGCCGCCAGATACAGCAACAAGCTGACGGAGCAGATCCCGCTAGCCGTATCTCTAGCCGTGGCGGCGGCCGCGGCTGCCCACTTCATCTATACGGCTGTGCCGTGGCTTTGGCCAAGCGCCGCGCTCGGCGCTGTCATGCTGGCGCTCCTCCTGGCGAAAAGGTATAAATAGGCTGTAGCTAAGTTAGGACATGTGGCGGATCCTGCCGCTACTGCTGGCGGCGCTTGCGGCCGCCGGCACGTTGACAGACCACTTCTCCTCTCCCCCCATCGAGGTGCTCGTCATTAGGACAGACCAGTGGCTCTTCTGCCAAGACTACGGCGTGACCATCCAGATAAAGGCCACACAGCCCGTCACGGTTAACAAGGTAACTGTAACGGCGAAGTTTTTCCCCGAGGGGACCCTGGTCCCCACAGTCCAGTCCAAGACCTACAACGGCTTTACGCTAGCCGCCGGCCAGATATGGCAGGAGTCTGCCACCTTCAACTACTGCCCCCAGAGGCGAATAGACCCCCTCATCCTCCTGGAGATCGCGGTGTATCTTCCCAACTACACTCTGACGTATAACTACTACATAGGCCGTGTGTTGCCCACCACCTACGAGGACCTGGCCAGCTACGCCGCATCGCTAGAGCAGAGGGTTAGGGACCTCGCCGGCCAGGTGGAGCAGCTGAGGCGGCAGGCGGCCGACCTCCAGACGCGCTTGGCGAACCTCAGCACCCTACTCGCGGTGGCTAGGGCGGACAACGACAGACTCGCAGCGGCTCTTGCCCAAGCCAAGGCGGAGCGCGACGCCCTCAAGACCCAGCTGGACCAGCTACAAGCCCAGCTCAACGGCGTGAGCCAGGCCCGGGCCTCGCTGGAGGCGCAGCTGGCGGACGCCAGAAGGCAGTTGGACGAGGCGAGGGCCGCCTACGACAAGCTGTCAAGCCAGTACTCAGACGCGCAGAGGACCATCGCGGAGCTACAGACGAGGCTGGCGGATCTACAGAGGCAGTACGACGAGCTGAAGAAGTCGGAGCAACAGCTGAGGGAAAGCTACTACGCCCTATCGGCCAAATACAGCGAGCTCTCCGGCAGATACGACGAGTTAAACAGGGCCTATAGGCAGGCGGTGGAGGAGAAGGCCCTCCTCCAGAACAGATACAGCGAGTTAAACACGGGCTTCACCTGGGCCATCAACGCCGCCACGGCGCTGGCGGTGGCCCTACTCTTCCTAATAGCCCTCGTCATCACGAGGAGGAGGCAGACCCCGCCCCCGCCGCCGCAGGTAAAAACCGCCGCGGTGATACAGGAGGAGCCTAAGGAGACGCTGGTAAAGTGGCCAGCCACAAGAGAATAAATACAATTTACTTTTCTACGGTGAGGTCTGCTTGAGACTCCGACCGGGTGAAGAGACGGCGGATTGCCGAAAGTATATAACCGAGTGAAATCCTCTTGGCATGATCAGGTTGGTCACGGCGGCTTCCACGGTGGGGAGCTTGATCGAGTGGTACGAGGTTTTTGCCTACGTCTCCCTCTCCTCCTATATATCTAAGAACTTCTTCCCCCAGCAGGACCCCGTTGCGGCCACAATCCTCACATGGCTCGTGTTCGCCACGACCTTCGTGGTTAGGCCAGTTGGGGCGGTTCTCTTTGGGCACCTCGGCGATAGGGTTGGGAGAAAGGCGACGTTCCTCGCGACTCTACTCCTCATGGGTGTCGCGACCTTCCTCATAGGCCTCCTCCCCACCTACGGCCAGATCGGCGTTGCCGCGCCGGTGCTTTTGACGGTGCTGAGGATCCTCCAGGGCTTGTCTCTAGGCGGCGAGTTGGGAGGAGCAGTGACTTACGTCCTAGAACACGCGCCTAGCCGGAGCAGGGCGTTCTACGTGGGGTTCATCGCGGCGACGCCGCCGCTCGGCCTCGGCCTTTCTTCCTTCACCCTTGTCGCCACTGCCGCCTTGATGCCTCCCCAGGCGTTCCAAGACTACGGATGGCGCGTCCCCTTCCTGGTCTCCATAGTGCTGACGGTGCTGGGTCTAGTCCTCCGCTTGAAGCTCGCGGAGACCCCCCTCTTCGAGAAGATCAGAGGCGAGGGGGCCGTGTCCAAGATGCCGGTTGTCGAAGCCGTGGCCAGGTACCCCGGGTACATCCTCGTCGGCGTTGCGGTTGCCGCCGGGCACGCTGTTCTGGCCTACACGTCCACCGGCTACATATTTCCATTTCTGACGCAGGTCGTCAAGCTCAGCCCCGTCGAGGCCAACCTCGCGGTGGGCCTAGCCACGGTTGCCCAGCTACCCTTCTACATAATCAACGCTTGGCTCGCAGACAGAGTCGGTAGAAGGGTTATATATTCGGCGGGCGTGGCGCTGGCCCTCGCCACGTACTACCCCATCTTCAGCTGGCTTGTCGGGGTGAAAGACGTGGGCTCGGTGGCGCTGGGGGTTTTTGTGCTCGTGTTGGCCACGGCCTTCACCTTCAGCGTGTTGGGCACCGCCCTCGCCGAGATGTTCCCCACCCGGGTGAGGTATACCGGCATGTCGCTGGCCATAAACCTGGGCATCGGCCTATTCGGCGGCTTCACGCCGTCGATAGTGCAAGCCATATCCCTCTGGCTCAAAAACCCGCTGGCCGGCGTCCTGCTGTATACATACGTCGTCGCCGGCTTCGCCCTAGCCGTGGCCTTGTTGCTCATGCCGGAGACAAAGGACAAGCCTCTAGACTAGCGTTTTCCGCCCCTCTTTCGACGGGCTCACTATAAATAAGGGCAATTCGAAACCCACGTGCTCTGGTTTGTATTAACCACGGGCGCCTGCAACCTACAATGCAGATACTGCGGTGGGTCCTTCGACGAGAGGCACTCGCCCTGGAGGCCCAAAGTCGCCGCGGGGGAGGTCGCCCGCTTCATAGCCCAGAGAGACGGGAAGCCGGTCGTGTTCTTCTACGGGGGGGAGCCCCTCCTAAACCCCCACTACGTCGTGGAGGTCATGGAGGCGCTTCCCAACGCCCGCTTCGGCATCCAGACCAACGGGACGCTGGTGAGGAGGCTCCCGCCCGAGGTCTGGCGGAGGTTCTCCACCGTCCTCCTCTCAATAGACGGGCCCCAGGAGGTGACGGACTACTACAGGGGGCCGGGGGTCTACAGGAGGGTCGTGGAGGCCCTCCGGTGGCTAAAAGACGAGGTTGGGTGCGGGTGCAAGACCGTGGCGAGGATGGCCGTCGGCAGGAGGTCGGACATATACAGAGATGTGACCCACCTCCTCGGCCTGGGCTTCGACGCGGTGCACTGGCAGCTGAACGTCATCTGGACAGACGAGTGGGGCCCCCGGGAGTTCCTGAGGTGGGCCGAGGAGAGCTACCTCCCCGGCGTTAGAGGGCTGAGGGACCTCTTCCTCTCGGAGGCGGAGCGGGGAAGGGCTCTGGAGGTGATCCCCATCCTAGGCATATACCGGGCCCTCCTCGTGAGGCCCTACGACTGGGTCCCGTGCGGGGCGGGGAGACACGCCTTCGCCATAAACACAGACGGGAGGATCCTAC
This genomic interval carries:
- a CDS encoding SWIM zinc finger family protein — translated: MLCKEAAKGAVYKLNEEVYIRSVERRGLWLVALCYVRSQSRREECYQVVLKLKLGTRYFTGRCECPDFRYRGGPCKHIVRAKVALREYLKAATSLRRLL
- a CDS encoding metal ABC transporter ATP-binding protein, whose product is MSLVVKNVTVLRGGRPAVEDISFSAEREFVLVAGPNGAGKTTLYMAILGLLPHRGEICVEGVCGAERARKIGYVPQVIRVEAQATVWEYVYLPARFRGVKEAKRAAEEALAAVGLTHLRDRPLGSLSGGQLQRAAIARALAVGGDVLLLDEPLANVDPQGRIELLALLRELKRGRTVLMTSHELTLPTNLADKILLLNRRLIAYGPPEEVLREEVLSRVYRYVRIAKTPAGYICVTEDYAHPH
- a CDS encoding metal ABC transporter permease, which codes for MPILIEAAAAALAAGALLHAYFYAPLLFWPLASLLLSSVVLAAYSPLAVSRRMTFLAHAQGHSILTAALAAAVPTALLGQTPASPAFYLFTVLFVMLLNFAVLATERLGYRKDVATGVVMSFQLTAAIALLYLIRKLYATTLDPLALITGEYVLIGPGDLQTQLPMLAAALVFPALYGTRYLYAAVDELFAESIGMKTRRLDHLFLTSMSLAVSATVYTLGSLMPAVLLVLPGAIAARYSNKLTEQIPLAVSLAVAAAAAAHFIYTAVPWLWPSAALGAVMLALLLAKRYK
- a CDS encoding TIGR04084 family radical SAM/SPASM domain-containing protein; translated protein: MLWFVLTTGACNLQCRYCGGSFDERHSPWRPKVAAGEVARFIAQRDGKPVVFFYGGEPLLNPHYVVEVMEALPNARFGIQTNGTLVRRLPPEVWRRFSTVLLSIDGPQEVTDYYRGPGVYRRVVEALRWLKDEVGCGCKTVARMAVGRRSDIYRDVTHLLGLGFDAVHWQLNVIWTDEWGPREFLRWAEESYLPGVRGLRDLFLSEAERGRALEVIPILGIYRALLVRPYDWVPCGAGRHAFAINTDGRILHCPIAVSEKWATAGHIRIGLNGAAPRLRDRCLVCEYRHVCGGRCLYTQYEDYWGEEGFDAVCQVTKRTIKILEEEAPRLRKLIDAGVLDPRRLDYDPLLDSTEVIP
- a CDS encoding MFS transporter — protein: MIRLVTAASTVGSLIEWYEVFAYVSLSSYISKNFFPQQDPVAATILTWLVFATTFVVRPVGAVLFGHLGDRVGRKATFLATLLLMGVATFLIGLLPTYGQIGVAAPVLLTVLRILQGLSLGGELGGAVTYVLEHAPSRSRAFYVGFIAATPPLGLGLSSFTLVATAALMPPQAFQDYGWRVPFLVSIVLTVLGLVLRLKLAETPLFEKIRGEGAVSKMPVVEAVARYPGYILVGVAVAAGHAVLAYTSTGYIFPFLTQVVKLSPVEANLAVGLATVAQLPFYIINAWLADRVGRRVIYSAGVALALATYYPIFSWLVGVKDVGSVALGVFVLVLATAFTFSVLGTALAEMFPTRVRYTGMSLAINLGIGLFGGFTPSIVQAISLWLKNPLAGVLLYTYVVAGFALAVALLLMPETKDKPLD
- the lysX gene encoding lysine biosynthesis protein LysX; protein product: MWLFLTRHGEIDFVYDVARLDERLLLDALKRRGAAVRLVKAEEVLAPEGFGNVGVIRLAARSRVIPAAFTYEANGGLSINSAQSLVLSHDKYLTYLRLREYGVPTPRTYLAFGLEAARAAAEKLSYPVIVKPTDGSWGRYVSMVKSAEDLETVVMHRQAMESDLHIYLVQEYVEKPGRDIRVTVVGDRAVAAIYRIASADWRTNTARGGRAEPVKIDPELEEVAVRASKAVGTYYSGVDVVETPRGYLVLEVNGVPEFKNVQRVTGVDVAGEIAGLIIDVVRR
- a CDS encoding initiation factor 2B related, producing the protein MHTTASPPAALRRPSAQLYIRLIYYVEELAREWVRGASWYLERAVDIVSKVADPLPTAERLRGVRPGMAPLDFLYLVLREAVSRGVDARAAAARVAAYAKEARDRLSRGVQSLRCMRRVATVSFSSAVERLLRGLGCVDVVYLAESRPGAEFAEAYAAYSRYAQVVPIPDAAVGAFDYDAAVVGLDGLYLDAAVNKVGTLPLLAAARWVGALTIAVFESYKAVPLMSPPPMRVAAEVAGHAVEVPLFDRVPHGLIDVYVTDLGLFTEAEPLRLYRLALEKVFM